One window of Trichoderma breve strain T069 chromosome 3, whole genome shotgun sequence genomic DNA carries:
- a CDS encoding CCAAT-binding transcription factor (CBF-B/NF-YA) subunit B domain-containing protein, whose product MMEYAQYPQQQHNSHAGYANSAVGASITSPTSHGITQHAVQSSPIASQQQQQQQHQPGQAPAHGMYQPQYGVPQPSMQPVPYGMPGIQAAAMAATAAASGSSYPYMHPDPSMPHTSPRMPNAKKDGRPSPRMNSISQIPGRRMSQVTSPGVPSAPGMMNHGGPRPPPMPPAPAMQHPQSPEMPAGAVEESPLYVNAKQFHRILKRRVARQRLEEQLRLTSKGRKPYLHESRHNHAMRRPRGPGGRFLTAEEVAAMESKGELDPSGKGPEDVSPSKSSETSSGKRKSESGPSTSSKKPKTQAESAEGNPEDDS is encoded by the coding sequence atgatggaaTACGCGCAATATCCACAACAGCAACACAATTCTCACGCAGGTTACGCGAACTCTGCCGTCGGCGCAAGTATCACCTCGCCCACCAGCCACGGCATCACTCAGCACGCAGTGCAATCATCCCCCATCGCatcgcaacagcagcagcaacaacaacaccagcCCGGTCAGGCCCCAGCTCACGGCATGTATCAACCACAGTATGGCGTGCCTCAACCCAGCATGCAGCCGGTTCCCTACGGCATGCCTGGAATCCAGGCTGCCGCAATGGCCGCCAcggccgccgcctcgggGTCCAGCTACCCTTACATGCACCCAGATCCGAGCATGCCTCATACGTCCCCGCGAATGCCCAATGCTAAGAAGGATGGCCGGCCGTCTCCTCGTATGAACAGCATTTCTCAAATCCCCGGCCGCCGCATGAGCCAAGTCACCAGCCCCGGCGTACCGAGCGCCCCGGGCATGATGAACCACGGCGGACCCCGGCCCCCGCCCATGCCTCCGGCCCCTGCCATGCAGCACCCACAATCTCCCGAGATGCCTGCGGGGGCTGTCGAAGAATCGCCCCTATACGTCAATGCGAAGCAATTCCACCGAATCCTCAAGCGACGCGTCGCCCGCCAGCGCCTCGAAGAGCAATTGAGGCTGACGTCCAAAGGACGAAAGCCATATCTGCACGAGTCTAGACATAACCATGCGATGCGCCGACCTCGTGGACCCGGCGGTCGCTTTTTGACGGCCGAGGAGGTGGCGGCTATGGAATCCAAGGGAGAACTAGATCCCAGCGGCAAGGGCCCTGAAGATGTCTCACCCTCAAAGTCGTCTGAAACCTCGAGCGGCAAGCGCAAGTCGGAATCTGGACCCTCAACTTCGagcaagaagcccaaaaCGCAAGCCGAGAGCGCCGAAGGGAACCCAGAAGACGACAGCTAA
- a CDS encoding phosphotransferase enzyme family domain-containing protein, giving the protein MAGAVRQPIDEKAFAKYLEENVPVIKTPIDLKQFGFGQSNPTYQITDATGKKYVLRKKPPGKLLSKTAHKVEREYRALHALETTDVAVPKTFCLCEDDSVIGTPFYIMEFLDGRIFEDFLMPGVSPADRTALWKEAIQTLARLHAVDVTQVGLDKFGKASGFYSRQTQTWATICISQSKAVDIETKEPVGQLPHFDELVGFFKDERLQPKDRATLVHGDFKIDNLVFHKTENRVIGILDWEMSTIGHPLSDVCNFITQFYLARSPGASAYSDSEKFLPGATPGLPQPDEILQWYTEVSGYDPRPELSWGAAFNIFKLAGVCQGIAARYAARQASSAKAKMYIGTRGPLAEFAWELAQQARDAKARDSKL; this is encoded by the exons ATGGCGGGCGCAGTGCGGCAACCCATTGACGAAAAGGCGTTTGCAAAGTACCTTGAGGAGAATGTGCCGGTAATCAAGACGCCGATTGATCTGAAGCAG TTCGGCTTCGGACAATCCAACCCAACATACCAGATCACCGACGCAACCGGCAAGAAATATGTTCTGCGCAAGAAGCCACCGGGGAAGCTGCTGTCCAAGACGGCGCACAAGGTGGAGCGCGAATACCGGGCGCTGCACGCGCTCGAGACGACCGACGTGGCGGTGCCCAAGACGTTTTGCCTGTGCGAGGACGACTCGGTGATTGGCACGCCGTTTTACATCATGGAGTTCCTCGACGGGCGCATCTTTGAGGACTTCCTGATGCCGGGAGTCAGCCCCGCGGACCGGACGGCGCTGTGGAAGGAGGCGATCCAGACGCTGGCGCGGCTGCACGCCGTGGACGTGACTCAAGTCGGGCTGGACAAGTTTGGCAAGGCGAGCGGGTTTTATAGCAGGCAGACGCAGACGTGGGCGACGATTTGCATCAGCCAGAGCAAGGCGGTTGATATCGAGACCAAGGAGCCCGTGGGACAGCTGCCGCACTTTGACGAGCTGgtgggcttcttcaaggacgaGAGGCTGCAGCCCAAGGACAGGGCGACGCTGGTGCATGGGGATTTTAAGATTGACAATTTGGTCTTTCACAAGACGGAAAATCGGGTGATTGGTATCCTAGA CTGGGAAATGTCTACGATAGGCCACCCCCTCTCCGACGTCTGCAACTTCATCACGCAGTTCTACCTCGCTCGCTCGCCCGGCGCCTCCGCCTACAGCGACAGCGAAAAGTTCCTCCCCGGAGCCACGCCCGGCCTGCCGCAGCCGGACGAGATCCTGCAGTGGTACACCGAGGTGTCGGGCTACGACCCGAGGCCGGAGCTCAGCTGGGGCGCGGCGTTCAATATCTTCAAGCTGGCGGGCGTGTGCCAGGGCATCGCGGCGCGGTACGCGGCGAGGCAGGCGAGCAGTGCGAAGGCGAAGATGTATATCGGGACGAGGGGACCGTTGGCGGAGTTTGCGTGGGAGTTGGCGCAGCAGGCGAGGGATGCGAAGGCGAGGGATTCGAAGTTGTGA